In Ancylomarina subtilis, the sequence GTTCCTCCTCCGCTAACTATTATTTTAATTTTCGACATGGTTTACTATTTCTTGTTCTTTAACTGATCGGCTAACACTTAAAATCATTCCCAGGGCCGCACTTGTAAATATTAATGAGGTTCCCCCCATACTGACCAGTGGCAGGGGTTGTCCTGTTACGGGTATTAGATTTATCGAAACGGCCATATTTGTTAAGGCTTGTGCGACAATACTTAAACTGAGCCCGATGACGAGAAAGGCCGGGAACGTTCGATCACATTTCCGGACAATTGAGCCCGCCCGATATATTAGGAATAGGTACAAAGCCAGAATCCCAAATCCGCCAACCCAGCCCCATTCTTCAAGAATAATGGCGTAGATAAAATCGGAATATGGATGTGGTAAGAAATTTCTTTGATCGCTGTTACCTGGTCCTTTACCTAAAATACCACCTGAAACGACTGCTATTTTTGCCTGATCAACCTGATAGTTTTGTCCATTATCTTCTTTTTGCTCTCCAAGTCCGGCAAAATTAAGAATCCTGTTTCTAACGGTATGAATACGCCCGAAGCTATCGGGTAGGAATGGGGCTATGATTAGTAATACAATGATTAAACCCAAACCAATTCCCATGGTCCCTAGCAGATACTTGGCTGAAATACGTCCAATAAACATGAGCATCAAACAAATGCCACCTAAGAGGGCAGAGGTTGAAAAGTCATCGAGAAAGATAATGCCGCATACCACTCCAATTGAAGCAATGATTTTCCAGAAGGCCTCTTTCTGACATTCTTTATCGGTTTGAAACTTAGAGAGAATTCTTGACACAAACAGAATTAAAGCAAGTTTGGCAAGTTCAGAGGGCTGAAAATTAAAACCAATGACCGGGATGGTAATCCATCTTGAAGCCTGATTTAAGTTTACGCCGACAATTTTTGCTAGTAATAACATACCTACAGCCACAACTAAGCCCATGTTGGCCCAGCTGGAATAGTGCTTGTATGGAATTTTGTGGGTGACCCAAATGATGAAGTAACACCCCAGCAATAAGACCAGTTGTTTGATGAAAAAATAGGACGTATTTCCCCCTTTCACCTTATACGCCAGGGTTCCGGTTGAACTGTAGACTACTAAAAGCGAAATGATCGAAAGGAGAAATATGATGATCCATATGACCTTATCACCTTGTAATTTAAAATTGTTGATAAATCGTCCCATCTAAGTTTTAACTATAGTTTTAGCACTTCTTCTTTAAATTGTTGGCCCCTGTCTTCGTAACTCTTAAACAGATCGAAGCTGGCACAAGCAGGTGACAATAGCACGGTTGCTTCACCATCAGCAATTTTATAGGCTGTTTGAACAGCATCATGCATCGATGTTGTATCTGCAATTGTTTCGATGACGCCATCAAAAGCCTGGTGGATCTTGGAATTGTCGGTTCCTAAACAAACTATTGCCTTCACTTTTTCTTTTACCAAATCCATCAATTCGGCATAGTCATTGCCTTTATCAATTCCACCAACAATCCAAACGGTTTCGTCATCCATACTTTCAAGCGCATACCAGGTTGAATTGATGTTGGTCGCTTTTGAATCGTTTATAAAATCGACCCCATTCACATTTGAAAGCTTTTCAAGACGGTGCTCTACACCTTTAAAATCACTTAAACTTTCTCTGATCACCTCGTTGCGAATTCCCAGTATGCTGCCCGCTATCCCGGCAGCCATTGAGTTGTAAGTATTGTGTTTCCCTTTTAGGGAAAGTTCTTTTTGTTTCATATTAAGATTGATGTTTTCATTCTTAATAATTAATTCATCGTTCTTAAGGCTAGCCCCCTTTGGCAAACATTCATAAATACTAAATGGGTGCTTTTGTACCTGAACAGAAATTTGTTCCAATTCTTTGGTGATGATTTCATCATCCTGGCAGAAGATGAAGGCATCGTTTTCTGTCTGATTTTGAATAATTCTGAATTTTGAATCGATATAATTCTTCATTTTATAATCGTAACGATCCAAATGGTCAGGAGTAATATTCATTAAAATAGCGATGTCAGCTTTGAACTGTTTCATACCATCCAGTTGGAAACTGCTCAACTCAACAACAAAGTGTGTATAATCATTTTCTGCAACCTGACGTGCCAGGCTGTGTCCAACATTACCGGCTAAGCCAACATGGATACCCGCTTTTTTCAGCATATGATACAAAAGCAAAGTCGTTGTTGTTTTGCCGTTGCTACCCGTTATGCAAATCATTTTTGCATCCGAATAGCGTCCTGCGAATTCAATCTCTGAAATGACAGGAATATTTAAACTGTTTAGCTTTTTAATTAGTGGAGCCGTATCGGGAATCCCCGGACTTTTAATGACTTCACTAGCTTTTAAGATAAGCTCCTCACTATGTTTTCCTTCTTCGAAAGGAATATTGTATTGCTTA encodes:
- a CDS encoding FtsW/RodA/SpoVE family cell cycle protein; the encoded protein is MGRFINNFKLQGDKVIWIIIFLLSIISLLVVYSSTGTLAYKVKGGNTSYFFIKQLVLLLGCYFIIWVTHKIPYKHYSSWANMGLVVAVGMLLLAKIVGVNLNQASRWITIPVIGFNFQPSELAKLALILFVSRILSKFQTDKECQKEAFWKIIASIGVVCGIIFLDDFSTSALLGGICLMLMFIGRISAKYLLGTMGIGLGLIIVLLIIAPFLPDSFGRIHTVRNRILNFAGLGEQKEDNGQNYQVDQAKIAVVSGGILGKGPGNSDQRNFLPHPYSDFIYAIILEEWGWVGGFGILALYLFLIYRAGSIVRKCDRTFPAFLVIGLSLSIVAQALTNMAVSINLIPVTGQPLPLVSMGGTSLIFTSAALGMILSVSRSVKEQEIVNHVEN
- the murD gene encoding UDP-N-acetylmuramoyl-L-alanine--D-glutamate ligase; translated protein: MNSQKNIVVLGAGESGVGAAILAQSKGFPVFVSDKGEITSNYSKILKQYNIPFEEGKHSEELILKASEVIKSPGIPDTAPLIKKLNSLNIPVISEIEFAGRYSDAKMICITGSNGKTTTTLLLYHMLKKAGIHVGLAGNVGHSLARQVAENDYTHFVVELSSFQLDGMKQFKADIAILMNITPDHLDRYDYKMKNYIDSKFRIIQNQTENDAFIFCQDDEIITKELEQISVQVQKHPFSIYECLPKGASLKNDELIIKNENINLNMKQKELSLKGKHNTYNSMAAGIAGSILGIRNEVIRESLSDFKGVEHRLEKLSNVNGVDFINDSKATNINSTWYALESMDDETVWIVGGIDKGNDYAELMDLVKEKVKAIVCLGTDNSKIHQAFDGVIETIADTTSMHDAVQTAYKIADGEATVLLSPACASFDLFKSYEDRGQQFKEEVLKL